A window of the Aspergillus flavus chromosome 6, complete sequence genome harbors these coding sequences:
- a CDS encoding uncharacterized protein (of unknown function-domain containing protein), translating into MHNPIRNPEYEAFFKAKSEHDWPPPAHMIDALRSLLTDPSLPASEAAKRAASLYIEQSDPNPDYTSLWPLLYDAVEKFTEQNDRLLDFLVEFQRLPDHNGAFHKLNGLSEYLVEFVFDYVDHPFYDTQRDQKRQGWVNINAFTAKLHNTGIRPEGRGQLRHGSWVLRKTLEKAPWEVFHHKDIEEYLEWLQDGYVEDYEGELDEEYNDKRDHFLEEIDIRTLNGWIPGAAQWIILCGKEIYGMEGSLGKEWPTKWTGQEGWSKQRWAFWRERFEWASTVTALDRKTRQLARQMVDEMRRIEGEDTRQ; encoded by the exons ATGCACAACCCGATCAGGAATCCTGAATATGAAGCCTTTTTCAAGGCCAAGAGCGAGCATGATTGGCCTCCTCCGGCCCATATGATTGACGCGCTCCGATCTCTCCTGACcgacccttctcttcccgCATCGGAAGCAGCCAAACGGGCTGCGTCGCTTTACATCGAACAGTCCGATCCGAATCCAGATTACACCTCACTTTGGCCGCTTCTCTACGACGCGGTTGAGAAGTTTACCGAACAGAATGACCGGCTGCTTGACTTTCTGGTCGAGTTCCAGAGGCTTCCCGATCATAACGGGGCTTTCCACAAGCTGAATGGACTCAGTGAATATTTGGTGGAATTTGTCTTCGACT ATGTGGATCACCCGTTCTATGATACTCAACGGGACCAAAAGCGTCAAGGCTGGGTCAATATCAATGCCTTCACGGCCAAGCTCCATAATACCGGCATTCGTCCGGAGGGCCGCGGCCAGCTCCGTCACGGAAGTTGGGTCCTGAGGAAGACACTGGAGAAGGCCCCATGGGAAGTATTCCATCATAAGGACATCGAGGAATATCTGGAATGGTTGCAGGACGGGTACGTGGAGGATTATGAGGGCGAACTGGACGAGGAGTACAACGACAAACGTGATCACTTTCTCGAGGAAATTGACATCAGAACCCTCAACGGATGGATACCGGGTGCAGCACAATGGATCATCCTCTGTGGAAAAGAGATCTACGGGATGGAGGGCTCCCTGGGGAAGGAGTGGCCCACGAAGTGGACTGGACAAGAGGGATGGTCGAAGCAGCGATGGGCATTCTGGAGAGAAAGGTTTGAATGGGCCAGCACGGTGACTGCTCTAGACCGAAAGACACGACAGCTTGCCCGGCAAATGGTAGATGAAATGAGACGAATTGAAGGGGAAGACACCCGGCAATAG
- a CDS encoding uncharacterized protein (expressed protein) translates to MARRAACDRCRAIKSRCLPGVSNNACYRCARLRHTCTFLQKHLYEMRHVRTATLTTDAPFQAASAFSPRKTDDALNYVSENGRRAPVPTSQVILLAGIPVPAIAEICLLFSVGPSLGLYMQQTLCSHVLDAPALLMEPYQAVAGAFKRATMRQLAASDSDLHRCAKGLQLLREARVGRVKEACNFLVLGLTLISFQRLIGGHTASTICRFTLALVQLWSDILADDATSCMELLGLQFMDTTHCLFRRQVPMLECQVWSLGLVHRSAGICCQLLPILYKVCVVGSSLRMASPHTLSESFINNLRADIECWEPCLPDQFSSTGKSKPEITTLLSQAYVYRTVALLILHRLQYPLGQEDERAGTLAKAIAADLERCLSITGQCPPHAVLPLVMAGVEATCISERERIHFLISRVRGAAFYPYVQHLRELLAGVWISRDCGEDRNVFNLFDQYPNVDHILL, encoded by the coding sequence ATGGCCCGTCGCGCAGCTTGCGACCGTTGTCGCGCCATCAAATCCCGTTGCTTGCCAGGTGTTTCTAACAACGCATGCTACCGCTGCGCTCGCCTGCGCCACACCTGCACCTTCTTACAAAAGCATCTATATGAAATGCGCCATGTTAGGACGGCGACTCTGACCACTGATGCACCTTTCCAAGCTGCTTCCGCTTTTTCACCACGCAAGACGGACGATGCTCTAAATTACGTGTCAGAAAACGGCCGAAGAGCCCCCGTGCCCACTAGTCAGGTCATCCTCCTAGCCGGAATCCCTGTCCCTGCCATTGCTGAAATTTGCCTATTGTTCTCTGTTGGCCCCTCTCTAGGCTTGTATATGCAACAGACGTTATGTTCTCACGTCCTTGATGCCCCTGCACTGCTGATGGAGCCATATCAGGCTGTCGCTGGAGCTTTTAAGCGCGCTACCATGCGACAGCTTGCTGCCAGTGATTCCGATCTACACAGATGCGCCAAGGGCCTTCAACTGCTGCGTGAAGCTCGCGTTGGCCGTGTCAAGGAGGCTTGTAATTTCCTGGTACTGGGACTCACTCTAATTTCTTTCCAGCGTCTCATCGGCGGGCACACAGCCAGCACAATCTGCCGCTTTACCCTCGCATTGGTTCAGCTTTGGTCAGATATTCTGGCCGACGACGCTACTTCTTGTATGGAGTTACTTGGTTTGCAGTTTATGGACACGACTCATTGTCTATTCCGCCGACAGGTTCCCATGCTTGAATGCCAAGTATGGAGCCTGGGACTCGTCCACCGGTCCGCCGGTATCTGCTGTCAGCTTTTGCCAATTTTGTACAAAGTATGTGTAGTGGGATCATCATTACGCATGGCCAGCCCGCACACATTGTCAGAAAGCTTCATAAACAACTTGCGCGCAGACATCGAATGCTGGGAGCCATGCTTGCCGGATCAATTCTCGTCTACAGGGAAGTCGAAGCCAGAAATCACAACCTTGCTATCACAGGCGTACGTATATCGTACGGTCGCATTATTAATTCTACATCGACTTCAATACCCGCTTGGACAAGAAGACGAAAGGGCAGGAACACTCGCTAAGGCAATCGCAGCCGACTTGGAGCGCTGCCTCTCTATTACAGGGCAGTGTCCACCTCACGCGGTCCTCCCCTTAGTAATGGCAGGGGTTGAAGCCACCTGCATCTCCGAGAGGGAGCGGATTCATTTTCTCATTTCGAGAGTGCGTGGAGCCGCCTTCTACCCGTATGTTCAACATCTGCGCGAGTTGTTGGCCGGAGTGTGGATATCACGTGATTGCGGTGAAGATCGAAACGTCTTCAACCTGTTCGACCAGTATCCGAATGTGGACCATATATTGCTCTGA